The Penicillium oxalicum strain HP7-1 chromosome VIII, whole genome shotgun sequence DNA segment GCAGTTTTACTCCCGCTGCCTCGAGAATGGCTGCGCTCTGTGATGTGTCAGACAATTTCCCATCTAGGTTTGCAGTGAGTTTGATTTCCTTAATGAGCAACTTACATCTTTGTCCATATTGTAACCTTGCGAATACACAACTTCCGAGATTCCAACTTGGGTAATTTTGACTGTGCATGTCAAACAAGGACATCTACGGCCAATTGTCAGTCAATATCACACGACACACCAAGCAGACCCGGTCATGGACTCACGTATCACAATAAAGAATCGCGCCTTCTCGAATACGTTCTCGACCCGCTTCTAGAAGCGCGTTCTCCTCGGCATGAAGACATAAGCAGGTGGAAAGtccaacaccaccaccatcgccTCGATTACAACGAGGGCCTACAATGAGGTTAGCAGCCTTCAGCGGCGAGGTAGGGACGAAGAGacagaagaaagaagggggTTTTTATCGTACATCCACCCTCGTTACAGTTGGGCAAGTGCCGAGGTGTTCCGTTGTAGCCCGTGCTGATGACTCGACGCTCCCTAACGAGAACACACCCGACACGCCGCTTCATACAATTGCTGCGTTGTGCGGCAAGAGATGCAAGCTGCATGAAGTACTGGTCCCAATTCGGTCGCAGGCGCTGCTCATCGGCCAAATTGAGGGTCTTGAGAGCCTCGTGAAGCTCCTCGAaagacgaggaggagttGAAAAGGCGCACTTGAGCCCGGTCGGTGAGGTAGACCCGTCCAATGTCCTTTTCGTACAGATGACGGTCATTCCACAGCACAAATCTCTCCAAATCAGGGGGATCTAGTTGTCGCTGGCGGCATCTGTTTCACGCGTTGACTGTAAGATTGTCTGCTTAATGGCAAATACACGCTCAAAGCACGTCTCGATGGATTTATTCATTCAATTTTTGGCAACGTACCGTTCTGAGAAGCGCTTCCAGCGAAGACTGACGGGGGCGTCAACGCTCACCAGGAGGAAGAATGGACGAAGCAAGAAGCGGTCGAGGGTCCTGCCGTCGGCGATATCAGTGGTCACCCACTTTTCTTGCCATCGCTTGGTCACAAAATTTAAAAGAGCCTCCGCGGTCTCGAAAATGAATTCTGATGGAGTTTTCAGAGCATGAAGACCATGGTCTCCCCTAGTGCCCGAGGCTTGGAGAAGGAGCTGGTGGTCGCTGGGCTTATCGGTAATTGCTGTATCGGCCTGGGAAGCAACTTCAAGGAGTTGAAACCCTTCCTGTTGAATCAAGTACTCAGCAATAGCATGTTTGCCCGCGCAAATGCCTAAGTTAAGTGTCAATTTCGGCTTAGTCCACGCGAGAAAGGAAACAGTTGTGCTGACCTCCACACAACCCGATAAGCATTGTGACGGGTCGGAAAAGGGAGTACACGACCACAAGATCACTACTGGTTCGCGCAAGGCCGAGTCAGATGTCACTGAAGCCCAAATTTTCGAGGGGATTGGGCGAGGTCAAGCAAATATGACCGAAGCGGCTGAATTGCAAGAACACTTCCGTTGTCACGAGGAACGGTCACGGGTTCTGATGTGACTTTGTTATCTGATTTGCATATTTtcataatttttttttctcctccttgcccATCGTGCCTTTCTGGGACGCGCGACGATTAGTACATCAACCCcacttttcccctcttctaCTCCTCCACTCCGCTTGGTCTCAAATAGTATACTCCGCACCAGCTTCATCAAAGAAAACATCCAGTCGAAAAGAGACCTGCTAAACTCGGATTTAAAGGACTCGGCTCGTGGATTCGAGGCTGCGCGTACCCCTCAAGATGCAGTACGCTCCGTATGCGTCTGACATCGAGCTGCCGTTCTACACGGCCCTCGCCTCACACAAGATCAACCATGATAAGCTAGATGATTCCGCTCGTTCGGTGCTGGGACTATACGAGATCCGCTCCACCGATGCAGACAATGCAAGTTGTCGAATCCAGATTCACAGCAATGCTCTAATCAACACTGAGTATGTTGCTCGCACTCAGCGCGCCAACCGCTGCTATGGCCCTGAAAGCTAATGAGACCCATGTTTCGCCAGAGCTCCGGCGGGTTACTACCGTGCTGAGGGCATGATCAGAAACGTAAATACTATCGAAGATTATCGGAATATGGATAAATCGCAAATGCTCAATCAAGCTGGGAAGACGGTACGATTTTGCCCCGCCGACCCATCACCCAAATAGTCTCGTGGATGTCTTGAGAGAAAGCAGCTAATTCATCTTGTCACCATCAAACTAGATTTGGGACGCGATTCAAGACGGTACAATCTTCTCCTGTCCATCTCTACTATCCTCCTTCGTCATTCTTTCGTTCGCCGACCTGAAAAAGTACAAATTCTACTACTGGTTCGCTTTCCCTGCCATCCACTCCGATCCGTCGTGGGTCCCCGCTGCTTCACagcctggagaagctggcaaCGCGGATAAGCTGCTCGGTGAGCATCTGTCTCCTCAGCATAGCACCAGTCTTGTGGATGCTGTGCAGACCTGGAGCTATGGGGTGGATAGTCGCCAACGCGGCTTTTTCCTTGCTCGCAAGGTTCGTTCCCAGAAGGACGCCTCTGTCGACGGTGAATGGCGTATCGCAGCGCTATCCGAATATGAGAATGGATTCTTCAAAGAGACAGCCTTGGAGGACCAATATGTGTGTTTTGCAGATCCCTCGAACTATGAGAGTGCACCAGGATGGATGCTCCGCAATTTGTTGGTGCTTGTGAAGCAGCGCTGGGGGCTTGATCGTGTCCAGATTCTCCGGTACCGTGACGTTCAATCAAGGCGCGATCAGGGGCGCAGCATGGTCATTCGTCTTGAAACGAAGCCTGCAGATAAAGAGGTCAGCTCGCGCGCTTCATCCGAGCAGAAACCTGTTCAGATGCCCAAGATCACGGGGTGGGAACGGAATCCAGCTGGCAAGTTGGCTGGCAGGATTGTGAATCTAAACGAATACATGGATCCCGCGAGGTACGTCACGATTTTCGCAACGAGCCATGCCGGTTCTTTTCCGCTGACATTTATGTCCTCAAAACACATAGGCTGGCAGATCAATCAGTCGATCTTAATCTTAAGCTCATGAAATGGCGTATCAGCCCGACGCTAAATCTTGACCAAATTAAACAAACCAAATGTCTGCTACTCGGAGCTGGCACTCTCGGTAGTTATGTTGCACGGAATCTGCTGGTACGTCTTGCTTTTGCTCATCATCTATTGAGATGCTTCAAATGTGCACTCAAACTAATGCGTCGGGCTGGGGGATTATTAGGGATGGGGTGTGAGAAAGATAACTTTTGTGGATAAGGGCACTGTCTCATTTTCCAACCCAGTTCGCCAACCACTCTTCACGTTCAATGACTGTTTGAATGGGGGTGCGCCCAAAGCACTCCGGGCATCGCAAGCCTTGACGGAAATCTACCCGGGAGTGGACACGTCCGGCCATCAGCTTTCGATTCCCATGGCAGGTCACCCGATCATAGATGAGGATGCGACACGGACCGAGTTTGAAGCTCTCCAGAAACTCATCGATGAACACGATGCAATCTTTCTACTAATGGATACCCGAGAATCACGATGGCTACCTACAGTGATGGGCAAAGCAGCTGGGAAGATCGTAATGAACGCGGCCTTGGGCTTTGATTCATTCGTGGTAATGCGTCATGGGGTCTCCGAGTCTGTGGGGACCGAGGGGGGGTTGGGATGCTACTTTTGCAATGATGTTGTGGCACCTGCCAACGTGAGTTGTGAAatttttcttcaatcatcGTATTGCATTCATATTAGAGCTGACAATGCAATTCAAGTCTATCAAAGATCAAACTCTTGACCAGCAATGCACAGTCACCCGTCCGGGTATTGCGGCGATAGCGTCCGCGCTTTTGGTGGAGTTACTCGTCTCGATTGTTCAACATCCCCTGGGCGCTGCAGCGCCGGCCCCAATGACAAAGAGTGATGATCAGGGTGACCATCCTCTGGGTCTTGTGCCGCATCAAATTCGAGGGTTCCTTGCCAATTTCGAGAACATTACCGTTACTGGTAGAAGCTACTCATGTTGTAGCGCTTGTTCAGACAGAGTGATCGACGCCTATCGTGAGCATGGCTGGGACATGGTCAAGAGAGCTCTCAACGAGCGCGGCTATGTGGAAGAATTGAGTGGGCTCAGGGAGGTAAGTAAACCCAGCTGCAGGAGATCTCAATGCCCAGCAATTCAGCAGAGATGGTATTCTGACCCTTTGACCATCAGGTCCAAGA contains these protein-coding regions:
- a CDS encoding Ubiquitin-like modifier-activating enzyme atg7 is translated as MQYAPYASDIELPFYTALASHKINHDKLDDSARSVLGLYEIRSTDADNASCRIQIHSNALINTEAPAGYYRAEGMIRNVNTIEDYRNMDKSQMLNQAGKTIWDAIQDGTIFSCPSLLSSFVILSFADLKKYKFYYWFAFPAIHSDPSWVPAASQPGEAGNADKLLGEHLSPQHSTSLVDAVQTWSYGVDSRQRGFFLARKVRSQKDASVDGEWRIAALSEYENGFFKETALEDQYVCFADPSNYESAPGWMLRNLLVLVKQRWGLDRVQILRYRDVQSRRDQGRSMVIRLETKPADKEVSSRASSEQKPVQMPKITGWERNPAGKLAGRIVNLNEYMDPARLADQSVDLNLKLMKWRISPTLNLDQIKQTKCLLLGAGTLGSYVARNLLGWGVRKITFVDKGTVSFSNPVRQPLFTFNDCLNGGAPKALRASQALTEIYPGVDTSGHQLSIPMAGHPIIDEDATRTEFEALQKLIDEHDAIFLLMDTRESRWLPTVMGKAAGKIVMNAALGFDSFVVMRHGVSESVGTEGGLGCYFCNDVVAPANSIKDQTLDQQCTVTRPGIAAIASALLVELLVSIVQHPLGAAAPAPMTKSDDQGDHPLGLVPHQIRGFLANFENITVTGRSYSCCSACSDRVIDAYREHGWDMVKRALNERGYVEELSGLREVQEKAEAALANVEWDEGSDDGEAEII
- a CDS encoding Deoxycytidylate deaminase gives rise to the protein MLIGLCGGICAGKHAIAEYLIQQEGFQLLEVASQADTAITDKPSDHQLLLQASGTRGDHGLHALKTPSEFIFETAEALLNFVTKRWQEKWVTTDIADGRTLDRFLLRPFFLLVSVDAPVSLRWKRFSERCRQRQLDPPDLERFVLWNDRHLYEKDIGRVYLTDRAQVRLFNSSSSFEELHEALKTLNLADEQRLRPNWDQYFMQLASLAAQRSNCMKRRVGCVLVRERRVISTGYNGTPRHLPNCNEGGCPRCNRGDGGGVGLSTCLCLHAEENALLEAGRERIREGAILYCDTCPCLTCTVKITQVGISEVVYSQGYNMDKDSAAILEAAGVKLRQFSPPSNGLIYLQGSE